In Candidatus Wallbacteria bacterium, the sequence TTCTATCCGGACGAGAGTATGTCCTGCCGGATGATGTGCAGAAGCTGGCTCCCTATGTGCTTGCCCACCGGGTGATGCTGGCATCCAAATCAAAATACGGGGGAGAGACCGGTGACACCATCGTCAGGGAAATCGTCTCCGGACTCAAAGTCCCCGCATGAATCTTGAGACTACCCTGGAACGGAAAATTCTATATTCACTGCTGGTTCATTTTACCAAAGTCGGAGTTCTGCTTTTTTTCAGTCTGATCCTGACTACGCTGGCTGCCTGCATTTCTCTGGATGTACCTGAATATTACCTTTTTGCAGGTTTGTTCTTTACATTTTTCGTCAGCCTGATTTATCAGTTTACTCATAGAAGGAAAGTGGAAGTCAGCCGGGAAAAAAAAATCACGGCCTCGGCAGGAACGGTCTGTACATTGAATTTCCGGGTCAAAAACAGCTCAAAGAAAGGGATTTTCGACCTGTACCTTGAGTTCTTCCATCTGCCTGATCAACTGGAACAGCAGCCAGCTGACCGTACTCCATATCTTGCCGGCGGGGAAACAGCCGGACTGCAGCTGAGATTGCTTCCCAGAAAGCGGGGAATTTATCAGATGGTAAGGCTTGCGGCTTACACTACTTATCCTTTCAACCTGATGCGTGCTTTCTGTGGTGAATCTATTCTGGAATCACTGATCGTGCTGCCTTCTTTTAAATCCCTGCGGGGACTGTCAATCCCATCCGGAAAAAAATATCAGCCCGGTGGAGTGATGCTGACATCCAGCGTCGGAGAATCCCCGGAATATATCGGGAATCGGGAATACAGGCCGGGTGATTCCACGCGCAGGATTGACTTCCGGGCCTGGGCCAGACTGCAGAAACCAGTAGTGCGCGATTATATGGAGGAGTTTTTCAGCCGGGTGGCGCTGGTACTTGATACATATCTGCCCGGGAAAAAGAAAATCCAGCCTGACGGGAATCCTGCTTTTGAAGCCGCAGTGTCGCTGGTGGCGGCTATCTCAGAAGTCCTTTTCAGGGAGGAATATCTGGTGGATTTTTTTGCGGCTGGACCGGATTTGTATGTGTTCCGTGCCGGTAGAAATCTCGCCCACCTCGATAACATGCTGGAAATCCTGGCCTGCATCAATGAAACGAGAACCAATCCATTTGACACATTGCTGCCCAGATTGTCTGAAGAACTGAAAGGAGTGTCATCACTGATTTTCGTTTTTCTGGCCTGGGATGATGAACGGAGAAAGCTTGTCCGTGCTGCGCTGGAGTCTGGCTGCGCAGTGAGGGTATTCGTAGTCGGCGAGGCTCATTTTGCCGGATATCTAACCGGTCTTGAGGGAGCAGGAGAAATCACTATGTTATCCCCTGAGCAGGTCGGAAACCTGGACTTGATATGAGAGTCGATCTGCTGGCTTTT encodes:
- a CDS encoding DUF58 domain-containing protein; translated protein: MNLETTLERKILYSLLVHFTKVGVLLFFSLILTTLAACISLDVPEYYLFAGLFFTFFVSLIYQFTHRRKVEVSREKKITASAGTVCTLNFRVKNSSKKGIFDLYLEFFHLPDQLEQQPADRTPYLAGGETAGLQLRLLPRKRGIYQMVRLAAYTTYPFNLMRAFCGESILESLIVLPSFKSLRGLSIPSGKKYQPGGVMLTSSVGESPEYIGNREYRPGDSTRRIDFRAWARLQKPVVRDYMEEFFSRVALVLDTYLPGKKKIQPDGNPAFEAAVSLVAAISEVLFREEYLVDFFAAGPDLYVFRAGRNLAHLDNMLEILACINETRTNPFDTLLPRLSEELKGVSSLIFVFLAWDDERRKLVRAALESGCAVRVFVVGEAHFAGYLTGLEGAGEITMLSPEQVGNLDLI